The genomic window AGCGAAGCCGAGCTGTCAAGGAAAGCCGCCTCAACCGAGAGTGCCTGGGCTGGGATCCTGGCTTGGCTTCTTGCTGAACTGCTTCACACTGGGTAATCTCCTTCACCTAACTGCCTTGGTTgactcacctgtaaaataggggtATTACGGTACTGACCTCAAACGGCAGTTGTGAGGACTGAACCAGTTAATAGGTATAAAGCCTTTGAACAGCGCCGGCACAGAGTAATCAGGAGGTTTTAGCTTTTAAGAGGGTGAAAGTGGGACTAAGACCTTCTGACTCCAGGTCAGTATCCGCGTTCTACCGTATCCTGTTAACTTCCAGGGCCCATAAGGCGGCCTTCTATTTACGTGAGGGGAGCCACAGATCATCACCCAGCTCTGCCTTTACCTAGGGGATCTCTAAACTCTGAGGTCCCAAGCTACACTAGAGAATTCAGAGTTGCCTTCTaggggcctgggcagggggtgGCCCAGCTCTGAGCCTAAGCTTTCCCTAGGCACTTAACAGACAGGCGGGAGTTTGCAGGCGGCCAGCCAGTCCACTGCTAGGATCCTGGACTCCCTTCCCACACTACCTCAAGTCCTCCCCTCAGCTACCTCAAGTCtacttccttccttgcttccccATGTCTCCACACTCCCAGAGAAAGCCTCTACTGTTTCCTAGGATACCCACCACTCAGGAGTGACCTTGACCTTGCTGTGTCTTCTGCATGCCTCATGGAGGAAACTTGGCATGACCTCTTCtaatacagtgcctggctcacagtcaCCACTGGGCATGGGTACACACACAAGCATATCCCCCCAAGGGCCGAAATGCCCACCCATGTCAAGCCAATTAAAGGCATCTTGAGTACAGCAAACATCAAATAACTGGTAAAGCAGAACTAGTGTCTTACCAAGCTGGGGTAAGCTAAGTTTCCAGCATTTCCAAATTTCTAAATATTCAGTTTATGAGTCTTGAGAGTTTGTTCTAGATATTTTTTTGGTCCTGACTTGCTATTTGTCAGAAAGATCACCGTGTGCATTAGTGAGAACACCAGAATTTCTGAGTTTGACAACGAGCTCAGGCTTGCCTGCCGTCTCCCAAGTGGCAGTAATCTTGAACTGAGATGTATTCAGGAAAGGGTCCATCAGCAATGGAAACAGGAGGATAAAACCAAACTGTTGATGCCttatctcctctttttttgtgaaaAGTACTTAAAAGTTAAGACATTAACCAAATAATTTACAGGATTGTTAACCTGGTTTTAAAAAGCCTAGAGGCTGGTTTGAATGCTACCACTAACTCATCTGGGGCAAACGCCGTCCcttttctgggcttcagtttcctttcctgtgaAAAAGAAGACCAGATCAGTCACCTAAGACAGCTACTGACTCTGAAGCTTCTTCTCCACATAAGGCTCCGGCTGGGATCTGTCTGGTCTTtgttcagagaaaggaaggacagaAGACACGGAAGTCTCCCAAACAAAGTTGGATGAGACCAAGAACTACATTAAGTCCCCTCATCTTTGTGATACTGGATTATTTACATGTCAAATAACTTCTAAGACTATAGAAATGCCCTCTGAGTAGTATTCACTAGAGTTGATactgaagggggaaaaaacacataCTCTCTATTTGGCCCAAGTGTGAAATAAATTCCACTGTCTCTCTTCTCTACCCAAGCACACGGTCCTTCTTTCAAAGGCTCCCCTTCTTTCAAGCCCACCTTCTCTGCTAACTGCTGGCTGACTCCTGATTCTTATTCCCGTCAATTCTCTACAACACTCTGTACAAAGCCCTTAATGAGCCACGTTGCCTTTTCCGCCCGTGCCCTTAATTAGCATTGAGGTCTTCTATAGGTcttcaaacttttcaaattaaGTTCCTTTGGGGCAAAGAGTgtcctgcacccccacccccatgcaaATACCACTATAGGGTCTTGGTGAAAGTATGTGAATTTGGTTCAGTTGAGACTAAGGCAGATTAACGATTTTTGGtctatttcaaaattattctaaatCGCAGGAGACTATGCAAAAGGTGATTGCAAAGGACTTTCTGTTTAAAGATAAAACTGAACGAGATTATCTCTAagattccttccagctctgacatttctGAATGATATCAGTGTGCTGTACCCAGTGCCCCAGGGCAGATTAAGACtgctaaattttggaagctgaaGTAAGGAAAACTTAACTTGGAGTGGGTCTTTGTTCTCCACTTTAATATTAATAGCAAAAAACAGATGCCTATTTACTGCTTGCTAAATTTACACCTGACTTGTAAATGTGAACATCAGTTTCATAAACCAAGACCATGCGCATTTTCTTTACTGCAGAGCCCAGAACATTACCTAACCCATAATAGAGGCTCAAATATTTTGAAGACTCCAAACAACTGAAAGGGACATACTAAGTATGTAGCctaaagcaaaatatttcatttctctaggcctcagttttagttcacaaagggaggaagaaaatacCAGTGTTTCTGTCAACCTGGTGTTGCTGACAACACACGCAACAGGATATGTTCTATGGTCAAACAAGTTTGGGAAACTTGAACAAGAACACTGTGACTCTCAAAGGGGATGAAGGtggaagagaattaaaaatgtaGCCTGAACTTACTAAGGCAGTGAATTCCTCCTTATCTGGAGCACTTAGTGACATTCCCAGGCCACACAGCAAACCTATGACATAGGTACCCTTATCTTATGGATAAAGGAATGCTCCCTATAGGTTTTAAACAACTTGTCCCATGTCTCACGCAGTCAGTTTGGACAAGCCATGACTGAAAGTCAGTCTAAGCCCAAAGCCCAGGGTCTTAACCACTATGCGATGCTGCCACTGTTTCCTGTGGAGTTCTGACAAACTCGACATGTGAGAATCTGAAGAGTATTTATAAGGAGGGTGAGGAAGGAAAGACTTCAAACCCAGGACCAAGTTTCAAGACTGGCATCAATGAACTGAGGGGAGAAGGGGATCCTCTGGCAAAGCTAACTCCCACATCTCAAGGCAGTCACGTAATATGGAAGTCCAGATCACTCATTAAGCACGGCGGAGAAGACAGcctgagaagggaagagaagaccTTGCAGAATCCAGGTAAGCTGAAAGAATCACCTGGAAAGGCTTTTCGAGACAAATATATTcaccctgggggaggggaggctttTCAGAATGGATGAGGCAGGGACGGACAAAACAAATGGAAGCCTGTTTTGAAAAGGGACCCCAGGTGATACTGATCACGTCCCTCAACCCACTGTCAAACAACTGACATGAAAGGGACAGGGAGCTCTCCTGGGGTGGGCTTGTAGAGATCATGAAGTTCGGTAAAAGCTCCAAACCCAATGCCCTGTGCCACCCCACCCCAAATCCTACCCATTCTTAAAGGTCAGGTCTAGTCCACCCATGGGGTAGGAGGGACACCACCACACGTTTCAAAGGATCTAGTCCTTGATCAAGACAGATCTGGGTTCATACCACTTAAGCTACGAAAAATTCTAAGGAAACCAGGAGTACAACTGAACTTCCCTTACAAGCTGATGTACATGCAACTCGTTTGTTCAACTCTAATccttaatttctccatttataGGAAGAGAAGACGATTTACTTTTAAAGTTATTACCTAAATCCTCTTCTGTAAGACACCTAGGATATAGCTGGGATTCAGATTAGTAACCTCTCCCCTGAGAAGCCTCCTCAGACCTTTCCAGCCCACTggccctctcttctctccacagaTCCCTGGCTCCTTGTAGTCTCAACAAGACACGTGAGTACTGAGCACTCAGGATGAACACTCTCTCTAAATGCACTTAAAACTCCCAGGACTGCAAAGTCCCCTTGTCTCTTTGAGCCCCATCTTCCCTAAAAGCAAAACAACTTCCAAGCCAGCCTCAGAGgattaagaatgtaaaatggaagaaaaagatgttCGACGTCGTTATGTGACAGCTCTAGGCCCACCTGCGGGGGTTATTTTTCTGCAGGCCCCAGAGGACTTAGCCAGAAAACTGCCAGTTTGCTTGACTGCCTGGGATGAAGGGCTGAGGTCTCAGAGGAAAGGGAAGACTAGGAAGCCAGAGTTTGCAGGGTGGAGCTGGAGGGTGTCAGGATATTTGGAACCACACAGAGAGGGGGTGTGGGTGGGTCcagcaaagttttctctttttctgtgctttgggagagaaacagaagaggcCCTAGAAGGTGAGGGGGCCCTGCAGTTCTTCCACCAACGCTGAACCCAACCCCATCCACTGCCGACCCGTCTTGAAAGTGCTAGACATTTCATAATAATGGCTTACACTTATTAAGTACTTACTAAGATAATGGTTAGCACTTAATGAGCGCTTGTTATGAAAATACCAGCTAACGCTGGCGTCGGGGACTGACTGCGGGTCCCGGGAAGAGCGGAGGGCCCGAATGCCCGGCCCCGGGAAGGAGGGTGTGTCTGGGCCCAGGGTGACAGGATCAGGACCGGGGCCTAGGGCTCCCGGGGCCAGTCTGGGCTGAGCGGTCCAGCTCAGGGGTCGCGGCCCGCGGCGCCCCTACCTTTGAGCGAGGTCTCCACCAGCCGTAGGTAAAGCTGTGAGCTCTTGTTGCCGTGGCTCATGCGCTGGGCCAGCCCGTTGCGCTGCAGGACGCACTCCTCAAACTGCACGACGTTCTGGTGGCGCCGCTTGAGGCTGGTCAAGGCCCAGAATTCGGCCAGCGCCAGCTCCACGTTCTCGGGGGCGTCGCAGCGGATCTTCTTGACCGCCACCCGGGCCCCACTGCGCCCGGCAACCGCCTCGTAAACCACGCCGTAGCTGCCGCGCCCGATCTCCGCCAACAGGCTGTAGCGCGGCCGCGCCGACCCGCCGCCGCCctccggccgccgccgcgccAGGCAGGCCTCGCCCGGGCCCTCGGCCGCCACCGGATCCATAGCTTGGGCCGCCGCCGGCCTCAGCTTCGCGCTGGGCGCCCGCGGCACTGGGCTTCGCCTTTTCCGCTCGGGGCTTTGTGTACCTCTGCGGGCGCCGTCCTCCTCCCCCGTTTCCATGGCTGCGGGCGGCGGGGGGAGCAGCAACGGCGCTGCCCGGGCCCCCCCTGCCTCATCCCTCCGTCCGGCCCTGGGACGCGGAGGAGCGGGACCTTGGATGGTGACCTGCGGCCGAAAGAATCGGTTAAACGACCAGGCCGAGGCGGGGAGGCCAGGAGCGCAGCCGCAGGGCGTCCCAGCTCCCCCCTCCTGCCGCAGCGGCCCCTTTAAGACGGAAGCCACTGCTGCAGACTgcacaggggaggggaggggaaagcgGGCAAGACGAAACCAAAGGGCCGCTGCTGAGAGGGGGAGccggaaagaaaagcaaaatctcCCCGCCTTCTTGGTTAATTTATCGTGTAGGGATATGAAAAACCAGGACCAGCAGTCTTCGAGATTCATGAAAATCGCCTTCGGGGGCAATTCGGACTGGGGAAATCTTTTCCCTGCCTGGCCTCCCTGGGGATccccctccccgcgccccgccttGTGTTCTCCCGGGTGTAAACAGTCCATTGAATTAAGCCCGAGCGCAGCCCCGCGGACCGACCCAAGTCCCCGAGGGCTGCGGGTGGAGGGGGTTGGTTTAAAAGTTTGGCGTCCCCTAGAGCGCCAGGCCGGGGCCCAGCTGCCCTCCCCAAGCGCCCGAGGCGGCGCAGGCAGCCCCAGTTTCGGCGCTGGCTTCTACTCAGCGTACCGCGCGCTTACCTGGCCGGCGTCCCTCCACTTCCGGGCGGCCCGTCTCCCCCTTGGGGTCCTCGGCTGGGGTTGGTCCGTTCCGGGCCTTGGCTGCCTCCCGCACCGAGTAGCGCGAGAGGCGGCGGCCTGGGCCCTGCGTGCAACGGAGCCCGCTGCAGCTTCAGGGGCGGTGGTAGCGGCGCTCGCGGGGGAGAACCGGGCGTCCAGGCTCCCGCGGCTCTCCACGTGTTCGCGCCAGCTGAGCCCTTTACATAACGTCTTTATATAAGCCGAGCCTCCCGCCGGCACCTGGGCCAGCGGGGGCTCCTGGTGGCCCATCCCCCGGGAGGCCGGTCGAGTACCGAGCCGCCCGAGTCCTGCCAAGGTCGACCGAGCAGCCGCAGCCGGGACCCAATCACTGGCGAGAACACCCAACCCACAAAAAATAGGCGCCAAATTCCCGCGATCCGCTGCGGCCTCCGGGTCTCCGCAGCCTCCTGCGCGCCACAAACTCCTCTCTCCTGGCCCGCGCTGCGGGATGAGGAACTGCACTCAGTAGGCGCCCAATAAATACTGATTGGTTGATGGGATTGGTCGGTTTGATTGATTCAGAGCTGGTGCCTGGGCACCGCCCGGACTGGGCTGGAATCCACACCCTACCCCCAGTTAGCCCTTTGCTCCTCGCAAATCGGCAAATCGTTGCCCCAgtcacagcctcagtttcctctgctcCAAAATGGGTAGACTGGGCCATTTCTCCCAAGGCTGATAGGACCaaatgaaatatgtaaatataaacttGTATAAAGTGGTTAATTGGTGCAGGCTATACAGTAAAGCACTGAGAACAGAACAGGGCCTTGCACACAATAAacgttaggtattattattaaataaacaaatacacaggATAACTTTTGACAATAAGTGTGATGGAAATAAGTAATGAGCTGCATAGCTCCTGGAATTGGGGACAGGCCACTTCTGATAGTGTGGTcactgaaagatatttttttatgtgtaaaatttcaaatttacatatAGATTGCAAAAATAGTAAAGAATTCTCATATAATTTTCAACCGGTATAACAAATTGTTATATTTTGCTACATTTGCATTATATTCcctcgtgtatgtgtgtgtgtatacacatacgtatatataaaatatatattatatataatatgtggaTGTTCATTTTTCCTATATAATTTTAGAGTAAGTTTCAGACATAATGCCCCTTTATCACCATATACTTCTGTGTATATTTCCTAAGAACATTCTCTTGCATAACTCAGTACAGTTTTCAAAATCAGAACTTTTCACAATGATATGATTCTTTTAACATGACTTCCATATTTAAATTTTGCTAATTGTCCCAGAATTGTCCTTTATAGCTATTCCCAAGGATCCACTTTGAGATCACACGCTGCATTTAGTTGTcttgtctctttagtttccttcAATCTGGAACAGCAGTCAGTTattcagcctttctttgtctttcatgaccttgacatttttgaagagcacTGGCGAGTTACTTCGTAGAAGTCCCTAACTTTGAATTTGtttgatattttctcatgattagattcaggttatgcattttttgGCAGAAATACTGCTGAAAGAAGCTCGCCTTTCAGTGTATCACACTGGGAGGCACATGACGTTGGTTTGACTCAATATTTGTGATGTTCACTTTGATCATTTGATCAAGGTGGTGTCGCCAAGGTACTCCACTGAAGagttactgtttttccttttgtaactGTGAAGTTTTCTCTTGGgaagatattttgagactatTTATCCTGTTCTTCACCAGACTCACCCACTCACTCACTGGTTTTAGCATTCATTGGTAATTCTTACCTGAATCAATTATGACTAGTGTTATTGTAAtgtttgcaaaatggtgattgGAAGGCCTCTGTATtggtctgctagggctgccataacaaaataacaggctgggtggcttaacagaaatttattttctcctggttctggaggctaaaagtccagaaccagagtgtcggcagggttggtgtCTCCTGAGACCTcgctccttggcttgcagatggccacgtTATGGCTGTGTTCTCATAAGACCTTTCCTGTGTGGGGgtgcctttttctcttcctgtaagGGCATAGTCATTTTGGATTAGGACCCCACcgtaatggcctcattttaatttaactcCTCTTTAAAAGTGTTATCTCCAAATATGTTacattctaaggtactggggCTTGtgaattcaacatatgaatttggtcggggtgggggagggggcagggacaAAATTCAGTCTATAACAGTCTCTTTGGAATAGGACGTTTGAGCTGAGACCCGAAGCCAACCATGCTGAAACTAGTGGAAAGacatttcaggaagaaggaagaagtacAGAGGCCATGAGACAAGAACAGGATTGATGTTAAACTTCAGCCAGTCTgtgagagtgtaaaatggtacaaccactttgaaaaaaagtctgacagtttctcataaagttagATATAAACCTACCCTATGTCCCAACAATTTCAAGCCTAGGTATTTATctgagataaatgaaaacttaCGTTCACAAATACACTTGGGTAAGAATGTGTAAGTGGCTTTTTCCATAAGAGTCCCAAGCTGGAAAATACACCGATGTtcatcaataaatgaatggataaccAAATTGTGGTATTCATATACTATGAAATGCTgcttaggggggaaaaaaaccaatgaagtattgatacaatAACACGAATGAATCAAAATAATTctgctgaatgaaaaaagtcaGGCACAAAAGAGTAGATACTGAATGATTCTACATAGAATTcttgaaaatacaaactaatttCTAGTGACAGAAAGCACATTAGCAGTTGGGCTGAGGAcggaggggaggaagacaaaggTACACAGGGAAACTTTTTGAGGTGGTGGATATGTCAATTACCTTGACATTATCTTGTGATAGTTTCAATGgggcaatacattaaaaacactTCAAAGTGTATACCTTGAATAGGTACAGTTTATGGATATCAATTTTACAgctttacctcaataaagctgtaaaaaaaaaaaagagggaaaaggtacatactatatgattccattaataGAAAGTCAAGCAATCCTGATCTATGGTGGCAGAAATGGTATCAGTGGTTATCTTTGGGGTGGGAATTGACTACAAGGTGTACAAGAGAGTTTTCTAGGGGGTGGAATTCTATTGTATGTAAATTAGACTGCAATCAAGTTGATTTAAAAGgtggaaaaacaaaaccctgcaGCCATGAACACCTGTATCTTTACTTAGAGCCTCTAAGGACCCAGGGCTGCATTGTGCAtgcaccgggctggccccattccTGCAACCCCTGGCCCCGTAGGCTGAACAAGTCCAGTGGCGTCTCTTCCGGCTAGTTTCCCCACCCGAATCTTAAGAGAGATTGGATCTGAAGTTCTAGGAGCGCCACAAGAAGTGCAAACTCTTCTCTATGCTGTGAGAAGGGCCAGGCTACTTGAAAAATTATTGATGGC from Equus asinus isolate D_3611 breed Donkey chromosome 15, EquAss-T2T_v2, whole genome shotgun sequence includes these protein-coding regions:
- the STK35 gene encoding serine/threonine-protein kinase 35 isoform X2: MGHQEPPLAQVPAGGSAYIKTLCKGLSWREHVESRGSLDARFSPASAATTAPEAAAGSVARRAQAAASRATRCGRQPRPGTDQPQPRTPRGRRAARKWRDAGQVTIQGPAPPRPRAGRRDEAGGARAAPLLLPPPPAAMETGEEDGARRGTQSPERKRRSPVPRAPSAKLRPAAAQAMDPVAAEGPGEACLARRRPEGGGGSARPRYSLLAEIGRGSYGVVYEAVAGRSGARVAVKKIRCDAPENVELALAEFWALTSLKRRHQNVVQFEECVLQRNGLAQRMSHGNKSSQLYLRLVETSLKGERILGYAEEPCYLWFVMEFCEGGDLNQYVLSRRPDPATNKSFMLQLTSAIAFLHKNHIVHRDLKPDNILITERSGTPVLKVADFGLSKVCAGLAPRGKEGNQDNKNVNVNKYWLSSACGSDFYMAPEVWEGHYTAKADIFALGIIIWAMIERITFIDSETKKELLGTYIKQGTEIVPVGEALLENPKMELHIPQKRRTSMSEGIKQLLKDMLAANPQDRPDAFELETRMDQVTCAA